The following coding sequences are from one Acidimicrobiia bacterium window:
- a CDS encoding septation protein SpoVG family protein, giving the protein MEINISYFPPKDTDKNLGGGYVTSGVLKTRFTVLKSAKTESGIFVALPSRKKDDGTYENFVEVPSSEARHNLDQAVLQKMANAGVSVTGATTASAPRNDTAPQETVAPKRVVKAAGANIPKVPF; this is encoded by the coding sequence TTGGAAATTAATATTTCGTACTTCCCTCCTAAAGATACAGATAAGAATCTTGGTGGTGGATACGTCACATCTGGTGTTTTAAAGACTCGTTTTACGGTTCTTAAAAGCGCAAAAACTGAAAGTGGAATTTTTGTTGCGTTACCATCTCGTAAAAAAGATGATGGCACATATGAAAATTTTGTTGAAGTTCCTAGCTCAGAAGCTAGACATAACTTAGACCAAGCTGTTTTGCAAAAAATGGCTAATGCTGGTGTGTCTGTTACTGGTGCTACAACTGCATCTGCTCCACGTAATGATACAGCTCCACAAGAGACTGTAGCGCCTAAAAGAGTAGTGAAAGCTGCTGGTGCTAATATTCCTAAAGTTCCCTTTTAA